Proteins co-encoded in one Kocuria flava genomic window:
- a CDS encoding amidohydrolase: protein MNGTDSTAGTPRGEHPGLPDSAPGAAAGPPGARAFVNGKVFTGTGPEDFVSAFVVEDGHFTWTGPDEEVPAGLPRTDLGGATVLPGLLDVHTHPMFMAVLADSVPLLPPAVGSCADLVAALRAHPAAGADPEAWITGFGYAETRWPDGPPTRRALDAVSAGQPVLVRRADGHSGVCNSAALRLAGLDRNSPDPEHGHYGRDADGELTGELVELAAVESVARLVPEPDRAEMVRRLVALDRHFLAQGIVGLVECFGDFADDALGLLREARQQGWRPRTGVFLGWRPGGLPELTAQDRRGEITVAGTKLFLDGAFSNRTAWTDRPYPDSCSHGMRTCTDEDLLAAVAWARRNGVQVAVHAMGDRAVGHVVELLGDLEPWMGEHPSVRIEHATLVPAPVLQRMATARMVFGVVSHSIFFYAEHDAYDAALAPDQREHAYPLRSLHERLRHAALASDAPTTAWARADDVFLSVAAAVRRRDHGGGDFGRRECLSVGQALELYTGRAAAVAALPGLGSIRPGHEASFVVPDRDPFTVAEEELAGIGISRTWWRGRLVHDRGPA, encoded by the coding sequence ATGAACGGCACCGACAGCACGGCCGGGACCCCCCGAGGGGAGCACCCGGGCCTCCCCGACAGCGCCCCCGGCGCCGCCGCGGGCCCTCCGGGGGCCCGCGCCTTCGTCAACGGCAAGGTCTTCACGGGGACGGGGCCGGAGGACTTCGTGAGCGCCTTCGTCGTCGAGGACGGGCACTTCACGTGGACGGGCCCGGACGAGGAGGTGCCCGCGGGCCTGCCGCGCACGGACCTGGGCGGTGCGACCGTCCTGCCCGGCCTGCTCGACGTGCACACCCACCCGATGTTCATGGCGGTGCTCGCCGACAGCGTCCCGCTGTTGCCGCCGGCCGTGGGCTCGTGCGCCGACCTCGTCGCGGCGCTGCGGGCGCACCCGGCGGCCGGGGCGGACCCGGAGGCCTGGATCACCGGCTTCGGCTACGCCGAGACCCGCTGGCCGGACGGTCCGCCCACCCGGCGGGCGCTGGACGCGGTCTCGGCCGGCCAGCCCGTGCTCGTGCGCCGCGCCGACGGGCACAGCGGCGTGTGCAACTCCGCGGCCCTGCGCCTGGCGGGACTGGACCGGAACAGCCCCGACCCGGAGCACGGTCACTACGGGCGGGACGCCGACGGGGAGCTCACGGGGGAGCTCGTCGAGCTGGCGGCGGTGGAGTCCGTGGCGCGGCTGGTCCCCGAACCGGACCGGGCGGAGATGGTCCGCCGCCTCGTGGCCCTGGACCGGCACTTCCTGGCCCAGGGCATCGTGGGCCTCGTGGAGTGCTTCGGCGACTTCGCCGACGACGCGCTCGGCCTGCTCCGGGAGGCCCGGCAGCAGGGGTGGCGCCCGCGCACCGGGGTGTTCCTCGGCTGGCGGCCGGGCGGGCTGCCGGAGCTGACCGCGCAGGACCGCCGCGGCGAGATCACGGTGGCCGGCACGAAGCTCTTCCTGGACGGCGCCTTCTCGAACCGCACCGCCTGGACGGACCGGCCGTACCCCGACTCGTGCAGCCACGGGATGCGGACCTGCACCGACGAGGACCTGCTGGCGGCGGTCGCGTGGGCGCGCCGCAACGGCGTGCAGGTGGCCGTCCACGCCATGGGGGACCGGGCGGTCGGGCACGTGGTCGAGCTGCTGGGGGACCTCGAGCCGTGGATGGGCGAGCACCCGTCGGTGCGGATCGAGCACGCGACCCTCGTGCCCGCCCCGGTGCTGCAGCGGATGGCCACCGCGCGGATGGTCTTCGGTGTGGTCAGCCACAGCATCTTCTTCTACGCCGAGCACGACGCGTACGACGCCGCCCTCGCACCGGACCAGCGGGAGCACGCCTACCCCCTCCGGTCCCTCCACGAGCGGCTGCGGCACGCGGCGCTGGCCTCCGACGCGCCGACCACCGCGTGGGCCCGCGCGGACGACGTCTTCCTCTCGGTGGCCGCGGCGGTGCGCCGCCGGGACCACGGGGGCGGGGACTTCGGGCGGCGGGAGTGCCTCAGCGTCGGGCAGGCGCTCGAGCTCTACACGGGCCGTGCGGCCGCGGTCGCCGCGCTGCCCGGGCTCGGGAGCATCCGCCCGGGCCACGAGGCGAGCTTCGTGGTCCCGGACCGGGACCCGTTCACCGTGGCGGAGGAGGAGCTGGCGGGGATCGGGATCAGCAGGACCTGGTGGCGCGGCCGGCTCGTCCACGACCGGGGGCCCGCCTGA
- a CDS encoding mismatch-specific DNA-glycosylase, producing the protein MASPRAPRPGRPSRAQLEAARGTTLPDLLGPGLRLLVCGINPSLWAAATQAHFARPGNRFWPALHEARLTGHLVDCSAGMTAADRAHVVARGIGITNLVERATARADELDPQEFVAGRERLARIVAEHRPAVVAVAGVTAYRHAFAEPRAVLGPQEQLLEGARLWALPSPSGLNAHASRADLAAAFAAAGRAAGLLPGSPAAGGDGTTPG; encoded by the coding sequence ATGGCCTCCCCGCGCGCTCCCCGTCCCGGCCGGCCGTCCCGTGCGCAGCTCGAGGCGGCCCGCGGGACCACGCTCCCCGACCTGCTCGGCCCCGGTCTGCGGCTGCTGGTGTGCGGGATCAACCCGAGCCTGTGGGCCGCCGCGACGCAGGCGCACTTCGCCCGCCCCGGCAACCGGTTCTGGCCGGCGCTGCACGAGGCCCGGCTCACCGGCCACCTCGTCGACTGCTCGGCCGGGATGACCGCGGCCGACCGGGCGCACGTGGTGGCCCGCGGCATCGGGATCACCAACCTCGTGGAGCGGGCCACGGCGCGGGCGGACGAGCTGGACCCGCAGGAGTTCGTGGCGGGCCGCGAGCGCCTGGCCCGCATCGTGGCGGAGCACCGCCCGGCCGTCGTGGCGGTCGCCGGCGTGACGGCCTACCGGCACGCCTTCGCCGAGCCGAGGGCCGTGCTGGGCCCGCAGGAGCAGCTGCTGGAGGGCGCCCGGCTGTGGGCGCTGCCCAGCCCGAGCGGGCTCAACGCGCACGCGAGCCGGGCGGATCTCGCGGCGGCGTTCGCCGCGGCGGGCCGTGCGGCCGGCCTGCTGCCCGGGAGCCCGGCTGCCGGCGGCGACGGGACGACCCCCGGGTAG
- a CDS encoding alpha/beta family hydrolase: protein MPETHDALTVPVPSAAGPGRLLVSPALDDDGSPRPHPRAVLWLGHGAGGGSGAPDLTALAEGLPGHGITVVRHEQPWVVAGRRVAPRPAALDAGWLAAAPGVAELAGGRPVVAGGRSAGARVACRTAGTTGAAAVVCLAFPLHPPGRPERGRAEELLGPDVPVLVLQGTRDPFGSADEVTAAAGDTAGRVEVLPVDGADHALRTGRRAALGAEGVADLLCRAVEEFVAAAAGP from the coding sequence GTGCCCGAGACCCACGACGCCCTGACGGTCCCCGTCCCCTCCGCGGCCGGCCCCGGACGGCTGCTCGTCTCCCCCGCCCTCGACGACGACGGGTCGCCGCGTCCGCATCCGCGCGCCGTGCTGTGGCTGGGCCACGGCGCCGGCGGCGGGTCCGGCGCCCCCGACCTCACGGCCCTCGCCGAGGGCCTGCCCGGGCACGGGATCACCGTGGTGCGCCACGAGCAGCCGTGGGTGGTGGCCGGCCGCCGGGTCGCACCCCGTCCCGCCGCCCTCGACGCCGGGTGGCTCGCCGCCGCCCCCGGCGTCGCCGAGCTGGCGGGCGGACGCCCCGTGGTCGCCGGTGGGCGCAGCGCCGGCGCCCGCGTCGCCTGCCGCACGGCGGGGACCACCGGCGCGGCCGCGGTCGTGTGCCTGGCCTTCCCCCTCCATCCGCCCGGCCGTCCGGAGCGCGGCCGGGCGGAGGAGCTGCTCGGTCCCGACGTTCCCGTGCTCGTGCTCCAGGGCACCCGCGACCCCTTCGGCTCGGCCGACGAGGTCACCGCGGCCGCCGGTGACACCGCCGGCCGCGTCGAGGTGCTCCCCGTGGACGGCGCCGACCACGCCCTGCGCACCGGCCGTCGCGCCGCCCTCGGCGCCGAGGGCGTCGCGGACCTGCTGTGCCGGGCCGTCGAGGAATTCGTGGCCGCCGCTGCCGGCCCCTGA
- a CDS encoding SRPBCC family protein: MSTEVEKTVVVDVPLATVYDQWTQFEEFPHFMSGVESVRQLEDDRLEWVAEIGGVRRQWQARILEQVPERKVAWAATEGATNAGAVTFEDAGEGRTRVHLELAYEPEGPVEKAGDALGVIGSRAEKDLERFKAFIEDEGYATGAWRGAIRPGAAPGAPDVRDAAASRGDDGGAGISGKAVAAGAAAAAAVAGAAAVAARAKDSGDDEPVTLEAPRETPAAPVSGQTEISREVPVPGERSTGEATQPPTAYDAASPVEEPATERIDPVTDRPVEGGDRPAGPR; this comes from the coding sequence ATGAGCACCGAGGTCGAGAAGACCGTCGTCGTCGACGTCCCCCTCGCCACCGTGTACGACCAGTGGACGCAGTTCGAGGAGTTCCCGCACTTCATGAGCGGGGTCGAGAGCGTCCGCCAGCTCGAGGACGACCGCCTGGAGTGGGTCGCCGAGATCGGCGGCGTGCGCCGGCAGTGGCAGGCGCGGATCCTCGAGCAGGTCCCCGAGCGCAAGGTCGCGTGGGCCGCCACGGAGGGCGCCACCAACGCCGGGGCCGTGACCTTCGAGGACGCCGGCGAGGGCCGCACGCGCGTGCACCTCGAGCTGGCGTACGAGCCGGAGGGCCCGGTCGAGAAGGCCGGGGACGCCCTGGGCGTCATCGGCTCCCGCGCGGAGAAGGACCTCGAGCGCTTCAAGGCCTTCATCGAGGACGAGGGCTACGCGACCGGCGCCTGGCGCGGCGCGATCCGCCCCGGGGCCGCCCCCGGTGCGCCCGACGTGCGCGACGCCGCGGCCTCCCGGGGCGACGACGGCGGGGCCGGGATCTCCGGCAAGGCCGTGGCCGCCGGAGCCGCCGCCGCGGCGGCCGTCGCCGGTGCGGCCGCCGTGGCCGCCCGCGCCAAGGACTCCGGCGACGACGAGCCGGTCACCCTGGAGGCCCCCCGCGAGACGCCGGCCGCGCCGGTCTCCGGGCAGACCGAGATCTCCCGCGAGGTCCCGGTGCCGGGCGAGCGCTCCACGGGCGAGGCCACCCAGCCGCCGACCGCCTACGACGCCGCGTCGCCGGTGGAGGAGCCCGCCACCGAGCGGATCGACCCCGTGACGGACCGCCCCGTCGAGGGCGGGGACCGCCCCGCCGGTCCCCGCTGA
- the selB gene encoding selenocysteine-specific translation elongation factor yields MHVVATAGHVDHGKSTLVRALTGMEPDRWAEERRRGLTIDLGYAWTALPSGRDVAFVDVPGHERFLGNMLAGIGPAPVVLFVVAVDEGWQAQSEDHRDAVAALGIEHGVVVLTRADRAPGRAGAVREQVRAHLAGTGLHDAPVVTVSATEGTGLEELRAVLDGVLDRVPAPPAAGRLRLWVDRAFTVAGAGTVVTGTLASGTLARGDRLQLLGRAGERTVGVRSLQSRGADRAGLEPVDRAALNLRGVAADEVHRGDALVPPGAWPLTGLLDVRRTSGPAFPAVAEQLVLHAGTAAVPVRLRPFDDDHARLALDRPLPLVLGDRVVLRGSGQGAVLGGAQVLDADPPALRRRGDRGRRADQLARMDPSGDALVEVVRRGAVQPAHLRRLGLAAERAPEGVRVLGDWWVHEPVLAGWRQRLRAAVEQLHERDPLAAGLSRGAARDLLALPDAALLEPVLEGTGLEQEGGVVRVPGRRHELGPLEDAALRLEHRLAAEPFRAPEADDLAALRLGARELAALERAGRVLRLGDGIVVLPSAPALAMRELARLPQPFTTSQARQALGTTRRVVIPLLEHLDGRGWTRRLDAGHRTVAR; encoded by the coding sequence GTGCACGTCGTCGCAACGGCCGGGCACGTCGACCACGGCAAGTCCACGCTCGTGCGGGCGCTCACCGGGATGGAGCCCGACCGGTGGGCGGAGGAGCGCCGCCGCGGCCTGACCATCGACCTCGGCTACGCCTGGACGGCCCTGCCCTCGGGCCGGGACGTGGCGTTCGTGGACGTGCCCGGGCACGAGCGGTTCCTCGGCAACATGCTGGCCGGGATCGGCCCGGCCCCCGTGGTGCTCTTCGTGGTCGCCGTGGACGAGGGGTGGCAGGCGCAGTCGGAGGACCACCGGGACGCGGTGGCGGCGCTGGGGATCGAGCACGGGGTCGTGGTGCTCACCCGGGCCGACCGCGCCCCCGGACGGGCCGGCGCCGTGCGCGAGCAGGTGCGGGCGCACCTCGCGGGCACGGGGCTGCACGACGCCCCCGTGGTGACCGTCTCGGCGACGGAGGGCACGGGCCTGGAGGAGCTGCGCGCCGTGCTCGACGGCGTCCTGGACCGGGTCCCGGCCCCGCCCGCCGCGGGCCGGCTGCGCCTGTGGGTGGACCGGGCGTTCACGGTGGCCGGTGCGGGCACGGTCGTCACCGGCACGCTCGCCTCGGGGACCCTGGCGCGCGGGGACCGGCTGCAGCTGCTCGGCCGCGCCGGGGAGCGGACGGTGGGCGTCCGGAGCCTGCAGAGCCGCGGGGCCGACCGGGCGGGCCTGGAGCCGGTGGACCGGGCGGCGCTGAACCTGCGCGGGGTCGCCGCCGACGAGGTGCACCGGGGCGACGCCCTGGTCCCCCCCGGCGCCTGGCCGCTCACGGGGCTGCTGGACGTGCGCCGCACCTCGGGCCCGGCCTTCCCTGCGGTCGCCGAGCAGCTCGTGCTGCACGCCGGCACGGCGGCGGTGCCCGTCCGGCTGCGCCCGTTCGACGACGACCACGCCCGGCTGGCCCTGGACCGCCCCCTGCCGCTGGTGCTGGGGGACCGGGTGGTCCTGCGCGGCTCCGGCCAGGGCGCCGTGCTCGGCGGGGCGCAGGTGCTCGACGCCGATCCGCCGGCGCTGCGCCGACGCGGGGACCGGGGCCGCCGCGCCGATCAGCTCGCCCGCATGGACCCGTCCGGTGACGCGCTCGTCGAGGTGGTCCGGCGCGGGGCCGTGCAGCCGGCGCACCTGCGGCGGCTGGGCCTCGCCGCGGAGCGGGCGCCGGAGGGCGTGCGGGTGCTGGGGGACTGGTGGGTCCACGAGCCGGTGCTGGCGGGGTGGCGGCAGCGGCTGCGGGCGGCGGTCGAGCAGCTGCACGAGCGCGACCCGCTGGCGGCCGGCCTGTCCCGCGGCGCGGCCCGGGACCTGCTCGCCCTGCCCGACGCCGCGCTGCTGGAGCCCGTGCTCGAGGGGACCGGGCTCGAGCAGGAGGGCGGGGTGGTGCGCGTGCCGGGGCGCCGCCACGAGCTCGGCCCGCTGGAGGACGCGGCGCTGCGGCTGGAGCACAGGCTCGCGGCGGAGCCCTTCCGCGCCCCGGAGGCCGACGACCTGGCGGCGCTGCGGCTGGGCGCACGGGAGCTGGCCGCGCTCGAGCGCGCCGGCCGCGTGCTGCGGCTGGGCGACGGCATCGTCGTGCTGCCCTCGGCGCCGGCGCTGGCGATGCGCGAGCTCGCCCGGCTGCCGCAGCCCTTCACGACGAGCCAGGCGCGCCAGGCGCTGGGCACCACCCGGCGCGTGGTGATCCCGCTGCTCGAGCACCTCGACGGCCGCGGCTGGACCCGCCGGCTCGACGCCGGGCACCGGACCGTCGCACGCTGA
- the selA gene encoding L-seryl-tRNA(Sec) selenium transferase: MAQDDPRRSIPRTDQLLGLPAVERARERLGEHVLRDVVHTAQQRARRGEITPGEVAAAVGAAVAARTATALRPVLNATGVVVHTNLGRAPLSAAAREALAAAAGYVDVELDLTTGARSRRGTAAREALLAACPAAEEALVVNNGAAALVLATTALAAGREVVVSRGELVEIGAGFRLPELIASTGARLREVGTTNRTHPEDYARAIGPDTGCLLKVHPSNFRVEGFTAEVGTAGLHELAAAHGVPLVADLGSGLLVPDPALPGEPDVTTALEDGADVVLVSGDKLLGGPQAGVLLGRAETVARLAAHPLARAVRADKLALAALEATLAGGPPPVARALHADPERLRARAEELAAAVGAPVVAHDGRVGGGGAPGVPLPGWAVRLPEAAAAPLRAGEPAVLPRVHGGACLLDLRCVPEADDARLRAAVRTALAGLGGEG, encoded by the coding sequence GTGGCCCAGGACGACCCGCGGCGCTCGATCCCGCGCACGGACCAGCTGCTGGGCCTGCCCGCGGTCGAGCGGGCCCGCGAGCGCCTCGGCGAGCACGTCCTGCGGGACGTCGTCCACACCGCCCAGCAGCGGGCGCGGCGGGGCGAGATCACCCCCGGGGAGGTCGCCGCCGCGGTCGGGGCCGCCGTGGCCGCGCGGACCGCCACGGCGCTGCGCCCGGTGCTCAACGCGACCGGGGTCGTCGTGCACACCAACCTGGGCCGGGCCCCGCTGTCCGCGGCGGCGCGCGAGGCGCTCGCGGCGGCCGCGGGCTACGTCGACGTCGAGCTCGACCTGACCACCGGGGCCCGCTCCCGCCGCGGGACCGCGGCGCGGGAGGCCCTGCTCGCGGCCTGCCCGGCCGCGGAGGAGGCCCTGGTCGTCAACAACGGGGCGGCCGCGCTCGTGCTGGCCACCACGGCCCTGGCGGCCGGGCGCGAGGTCGTGGTCAGCCGCGGCGAGCTCGTGGAGATCGGGGCCGGCTTCCGGCTGCCGGAGCTGATCGCCTCCACCGGGGCCCGCCTGCGCGAGGTCGGCACGACCAACCGCACCCACCCCGAGGACTACGCCCGCGCGATCGGCCCGGACACCGGGTGCCTGCTGAAGGTCCACCCGAGCAACTTCCGGGTCGAGGGCTTCACCGCGGAGGTCGGCACGGCCGGGCTGCACGAGCTCGCCGCCGCGCACGGGGTCCCGCTCGTGGCGGACCTCGGCAGCGGCCTGCTGGTCCCGGACCCGGCGCTGCCGGGGGAGCCCGACGTGACGACCGCGCTCGAGGACGGCGCCGACGTCGTGCTCGTCAGCGGGGACAAGCTGCTCGGCGGCCCCCAGGCGGGAGTCCTGCTGGGCCGGGCCGAGACCGTCGCCCGGCTGGCGGCCCACCCGCTGGCCCGCGCGGTGCGCGCCGACAAGCTGGCCCTCGCGGCCCTCGAGGCGACCCTCGCGGGCGGCCCGCCGCCGGTGGCCCGCGCCCTGCACGCCGATCCGGAGCGGCTGCGGGCCCGGGCCGAGGAGCTCGCCGCGGCGGTGGGCGCCCCCGTCGTCGCCCACGACGGCCGCGTCGGCGGGGGCGGCGCGCCCGGGGTGCCGCTGCCCGGGTGGGCCGTGCGCCTGCCCGAGGCCGCCGCGGCCCCGCTGCGCGCCGGGGAGCCCGCGGTGCTGCCGCGCGTGCACGGCGGGGCGTGCCTGCTGGACCTGCGCTGCGTGCCCGAGGCCGACGACGCCCGGCTGCGCGCGGCCGTGCGCACGGCGCTGGCCGGGCTCGGCGGGGAGGGCTGA
- the selD gene encoding selenide, water dikinase SelD, whose amino-acid sequence MTETRTQTPLPGPEAPRLTGFAHGGGCACKIPPGELEDAVRGLTGQAGARVLVGLDDGDDAAAVLVREDLAVLSTADFFTPVVDDAYDWGRIAAANALSDVYAMGGRPVVAINLVGWPREVLPMELLSEVLRGGLAVAAEAGCPVIGGHSVDDPEPKYGMAVTGVADPQRLLRNDAAEPGLPLTLTKPIGLGLLNNRHKRTGEVFPEAVATMTRLNRDAAEAALAAGLRAATDVTGFGLLGHLHKLCRASGVGAVLDRRAVPLVDGAAQALRDGFVSGGTRRNLDWVRPHLRTGGDVTEDDLLLLADAQTSGGLLVVGELPGHPVVGHTVAGTGLEIR is encoded by the coding sequence GTGACCGAGACCAGGACCCAGACCCCGCTCCCCGGCCCCGAGGCACCCCGGCTGACGGGCTTCGCCCACGGCGGCGGGTGCGCGTGCAAGATCCCGCCGGGCGAGCTCGAGGACGCCGTGCGCGGGCTCACCGGGCAGGCCGGCGCCCGTGTGCTCGTGGGCCTCGACGACGGCGACGACGCCGCCGCCGTGCTGGTGCGCGAGGACCTCGCCGTGCTGTCCACCGCGGACTTCTTCACCCCGGTCGTCGACGACGCCTACGACTGGGGCCGGATCGCCGCGGCCAACGCCCTCTCGGACGTCTACGCCATGGGCGGGCGTCCGGTGGTCGCGATCAACCTCGTGGGCTGGCCGCGCGAGGTGCTGCCGATGGAGCTGCTCTCCGAGGTGCTGCGCGGCGGGCTGGCCGTGGCCGCGGAGGCCGGCTGCCCGGTGATCGGCGGGCACTCCGTCGACGACCCCGAGCCCAAGTACGGCATGGCGGTCACGGGCGTGGCCGACCCGCAGCGGCTGCTGCGCAACGACGCCGCCGAGCCCGGTCTCCCGCTGACCCTCACCAAGCCCATCGGCCTGGGTCTGCTCAACAACCGGCACAAGCGCACCGGCGAGGTCTTCCCCGAGGCCGTCGCGACCATGACCCGGCTCAACCGGGACGCCGCCGAGGCCGCCCTCGCGGCCGGGCTGCGCGCCGCCACCGACGTGACGGGCTTCGGCCTGCTGGGCCACCTGCACAAGCTGTGCCGGGCCTCCGGGGTCGGTGCCGTGCTGGACCGCCGCGCCGTGCCCCTCGTCGACGGGGCGGCGCAGGCCCTGCGGGACGGGTTCGTCTCCGGCGGGACCCGCCGCAACCTCGACTGGGTCCGTCCGCACCTGCGCACCGGCGGCGACGTCACCGAGGACGACCTCCTGCTGCTGGCCGACGCCCAGACCTCCGGTGGGCTGCTCGTCGTCGGGGAGCTGCCGGGCCACCCCGTCGTCGGGCACACGGTCGCCGGAACGGGCCTCGAGATCCGCTGA
- the nrfD gene encoding NrfD/PsrC family molybdoenzyme membrane anchor subunit — protein sequence MSTSVFDGFRPPEPPRRPRGPGRRRGRHRAGGGDGSREMPMVPEAQFGSYYGRPVVKPAPWGDEVAAYLFLGGVAGGSALLALGAQLTGRDELRRNARLGSVTALALGGAALVADLGRPERFLHMLRTFKPTSPMSMGTWILSGFGAGMGTAVAAEADRMTGARLPLGPLRPVLRAVEAPAGVGAAVLAGPLAAYTAALLSDTATPTWNAAREDLAFVFVSSAALASGGLAMVTTSVPEAGPARRLAVLGVAGELVATKLMERRMDPVAAEPLHEGRAGTMLAWSERLAVAGGLGTLLGGRRRAVAAVSGLALLASSALTRFGVLEAGLRSAEDPRYTIEPQKARLAARRAAGVVDDAITTAG from the coding sequence GTGAGCACCTCCGTCTTCGACGGCTTCCGTCCCCCCGAGCCGCCGCGGCGCCCGCGCGGTCCCGGACGGCGGCGGGGCCGCCACCGGGCCGGCGGCGGCGACGGCTCCCGCGAGATGCCCATGGTCCCCGAGGCGCAGTTCGGCTCCTACTACGGGCGCCCGGTCGTCAAGCCCGCGCCGTGGGGGGACGAGGTCGCGGCGTACCTGTTCCTCGGCGGCGTGGCCGGCGGCTCGGCGCTGCTGGCGCTCGGCGCCCAGCTCACCGGCCGGGACGAGCTGCGCCGCAACGCCCGGCTGGGCTCGGTGACCGCGCTCGCCCTGGGCGGGGCCGCCCTGGTCGCCGACCTCGGCCGGCCGGAGCGCTTCCTGCACATGCTGCGCACGTTCAAGCCGACCTCGCCCATGAGCATGGGCACGTGGATCCTCAGCGGCTTCGGGGCCGGCATGGGCACCGCCGTCGCGGCCGAGGCCGACCGGATGACCGGGGCCCGGCTGCCTCTGGGCCCGCTGCGCCCGGTGCTGCGCGCCGTGGAGGCCCCGGCCGGCGTCGGCGCCGCGGTCCTCGCCGGTCCGCTCGCCGCCTACACCGCGGCCCTGCTCTCGGACACGGCCACGCCGACCTGGAACGCGGCCCGCGAGGACCTGGCGTTCGTCTTCGTCAGCTCGGCGGCCCTGGCCTCCGGCGGTCTGGCGATGGTCACGACCTCGGTCCCCGAGGCGGGCCCGGCCCGGCGGCTGGCCGTGCTGGGCGTGGCCGGGGAGCTGGTGGCCACGAAGCTGATGGAGCGGCGGATGGACCCGGTCGCCGCCGAGCCGCTGCACGAGGGCCGGGCCGGCACCATGCTCGCCTGGAGCGAGCGGCTGGCCGTGGCCGGCGGGCTGGGGACGCTGCTGGGCGGTCGCCGCCGCGCCGTGGCCGCGGTCTCCGGGCTGGCCCTGCTGGCGTCCTCGGCGCTGACCCGCTTCGGCGTGCTGGAGGCCGGGCTGCGCTCGGCCGAGGACCCCCGCTACACGATCGAGCCGCAGAAGGCGCGCCTGGCCGCCCGGCGCGCCGCGGGCGTCGTGGACGACGCGATCACCACCGCCGGCTGA
- a CDS encoding 4Fe-4S dicluster domain-containing protein has protein sequence MGQLSGPTDPTADARWEDPSPRKGFFTDTSICIGCKACEVACKEWNHNPQDGPLELLESSYDNTGSLGASTWRHVAFVEQDKERLEEARESGRRLVSLGMPRVGPPEERAQPSAGDTTPPDTPEFRWLMSSDVCKHCTHAGCLDVCPTGALFRTEHGTVVVQDDVCNGCGTCVAGCPFGVIERRTDGTAAPRTERDGQPGTQRKSEVKNVGVAQKCTLCYDRMVDDQTPACAQTCPTTSIKYGEHEDMVETARHRVAELHAQGRTEARLYGANELDGVGGTGSVFLLLDEPEVYGLPPDPRVPTADLPRMYQRAGLAAAGLVAAAAVAFLGGGS, from the coding sequence ATGGGCCAGCTGTCCGGTCCCACCGACCCCACCGCCGACGCCCGCTGGGAGGACCCGAGCCCGCGCAAGGGCTTCTTCACGGACACCTCGATCTGCATCGGGTGCAAGGCCTGCGAGGTCGCGTGCAAGGAGTGGAACCACAACCCGCAGGACGGGCCGCTCGAGCTGCTCGAGTCCTCCTACGACAACACCGGGTCCCTGGGTGCCAGCACCTGGCGCCACGTGGCGTTCGTCGAGCAGGACAAGGAGCGGCTCGAGGAGGCGCGCGAGTCCGGGCGGCGGCTCGTGAGCCTCGGCATGCCGCGCGTCGGTCCCCCGGAGGAGCGCGCGCAGCCGTCCGCGGGGGACACCACCCCTCCGGACACCCCGGAGTTCCGCTGGCTGATGTCCTCCGACGTCTGTAAGCACTGCACCCACGCCGGGTGCCTCGACGTGTGCCCGACCGGGGCGCTGTTCCGCACCGAGCACGGCACCGTGGTGGTCCAGGACGACGTGTGCAACGGGTGCGGCACCTGCGTGGCCGGCTGCCCGTTCGGCGTGATCGAGCGGCGCACCGACGGCACGGCCGCCCCGCGCACGGAGCGCGACGGGCAGCCGGGCACGCAGCGCAAGAGCGAGGTCAAGAACGTGGGCGTCGCCCAGAAGTGCACCCTGTGCTACGACCGCATGGTGGACGACCAGACGCCGGCGTGCGCGCAGACGTGCCCGACGACGTCCATCAAGTACGGCGAGCACGAGGACATGGTCGAGACGGCCCGGCACCGGGTCGCCGAGCTGCACGCCCAGGGGCGCACCGAGGCCCGCCTCTACGGCGCCAACGAGCTCGACGGCGTCGGCGGCACGGGGTCGGTGTTCCTGCTCCTCGACGAGCCGGAGGTCTACGGGCTGCCGCCGGACCCCCGGGTGCCGACCGCGGACCTGCCCCGGATGTACCAGCGGGCCGGTCTGGCCGCGGCCGGGCTCGTCGCAGCCGCGGCCGTCGCCTTCCTGGGAGGCGGATCGTGA